A region of the Triticum aestivum cultivar Chinese Spring unplaced genomic scaffold, IWGSC CS RefSeq v2.1 scaffold218412, whole genome shotgun sequence genome:
TACTCATGATGATTAACATCTTTTCACTTCAGTGGTTAGAATTGGATACTAGAGCATGGAGGCAAGCATTGAGGATTGCAACTGACTTTGCCCATATTACTGTTCGTTTAGCTGCTTTTGCTTATAATGTAAGATATCTTGTCTTTTGCTAATTGAGGTGTTGATCGCTGGTGTTACTCACAATCTGGTCAATTTGATTCAGGAGTACATTCTTGAGATGGATAAGAATGCGTCCCTCAAGGACATAGATCTTGTCTATTTTGAGATCTGGAGGCGTGTCGCTAAGAAAAATGTTGGCATCCTACCTACTACATAAAGCATTTGTGTAATAGAGCACTACTGACATGCTTTGTGATTCTGCATATTTCTTACGGTTTCACAAATATTTCAGTTAAGTTACATTGATGCTGTGAAGGAAGTATATGAAATGGACAAGTTCGATGTACACAAAAGGAGACTAGATGGTGAACTGAAAGGGGTTCCTGCCATCGCAACAATAAAAGCATATGTAAGTTGGTGTCTTAATTTGGAGCTGTTGTGCAGATTTGTATGGCCCCTAACTGTGACTTTTTGTTGTCAAAAATAAACATGCAATATATTGCCAATATCTAATTTCATCTGTTTTATCTTTCTAGATGCAGTATGTTGTCCGACAAGGTGGCATTGACGCGAAGGTAAGTAGGGTACTGTAGGTTCGACATGGTGATACATATTTTACTGCAATATGTTGCTGATATTGATATGGCCTTTGTGTAGACCGAAGAGGATAAAGCTCGGGATGTGTTTAGGAAGTTATCTGTCAGTATGGTATTGTCTTGATGAATCCTCTAtgattatttgttttgttttgagaaAAAACCCTCCGAATTTATATGTGGTCATGATTGTTGTTTTGTATATAACTGGTTCTCTTGTTCAGCATAAAGCAATGAACATGGCTCAGTACGCTCAGAAAAAGTTGGATTTAGCAGATGAGCTGAAGTTGGACAAAGAGGTATGCTAATAACTCTATTCATTGTCAAAGTAATGTTGCGTCCCGAGATTTGagggaaaaaagaaacagaaacttATTTGCACGCACTTTTACAGGGTGGAGTTGTTCCATTGGAAAGACCCTTCGAGTTCTGAGTAATGGAAAGACTAGATTTGTCACTTTTGGCCTGAAATGAGTGTATTATCCATTATCTCATCTGTAGTAATGGAAAGACTAGAAATCTGTACCAATTCTGACGCCGCCTCTTCCACTGCTGATAGATGGTTGTTTTTTGAAAGTAGCATTGATGGTTGTTGCAACTGAAGAGGAGGGTAATTCAATACTTGTACATTGTCGGTTGGGGCATGTGTCTTGTGAAACTATGGCCAAAGAACTGCGTTCTGCGCCCGACATGCACACGATGCTGCAAATCTGACCATCGATACTGAAAACCAAATCACAGCGACACACACGACACAGTctgtgttggaataagccacggtgGTGGTGACCATTGTGTGTGCTGGTCGAGCCGGGCACTGGTTCGTGGCCGTGCCGAGTCCGTAGGTGTGTTCTCGGCTCTATAACACCTAC
Encoded here:
- the LOC123177571 gene encoding uncharacterized protein, whose product is MDKNASLKDIDLVYFEIWRRVAKKNLSYIDAVKEVYEMDKFDVHKRRLDGELKGVPAIATIKAYMQYVVRQGGIDAKTEEDKARDVFRKLSVSMHKAMNMAQYAQKKLDLADELKLDKEGGVVPLERPFEF